One window of Papaver somniferum cultivar HN1 chromosome 9, ASM357369v1, whole genome shotgun sequence genomic DNA carries:
- the LOC113313865 gene encoding 3,9-dihydroxypterocarpan 6A-monooxygenase-like: MLHSCCELIMAVNIFFCAIAFFICLLVMLDIVFHFKKRVGRRLPPSPISLPIIGHMHLISAVPYRSFHKLSIQYGSLIYLRLGSISCMVVSSPELAKEFLTTNELNFASRPVTIAVNYINYNSAGFAFAPSGTVWRFMKKVLMSELLGGQALVKHRHIRRDEIHNLVQLLIRNSTNGDRVNVSEELLNLSNNIIMRMMGSVKFSTSSKEGEEIRSLVREVTKIFGQFNLSDAFWFLRNMDLQGYLKKSTDIRRRYDILLDRIMHEREEARTKKERTTVNVGTGCNMAKDLLDILLDVSEDMNSEMKLTRANIKAFLLDIMTAGIDTTASSVEWALGELINHQCMLEKARGEIDSVVGKNVRLVDESDLPNLPYIQAIFKEVLRLHPPVPMLLRESAKDCTVAGYDIPAKTWLFVNVWSITRNPSYWKDPLEFRPERFMMSMTQNSALHEGVNGKCDQDSTSRMNRDVRGPHFDLLPFGTGRRGCPGIGLSLLEGPTLLAAIIQCLDWKVVGINGSKVVDMTERPGVIVPMANPIILAISTRFNPFESDTGRK; this comes from the exons ATGCTCCACTCTTGCTGTGAATTGATAATGGCGGTTAACATCTTCTTTTGTGCAATTGCCTTCTTCATTTGTCTGTTGGTTATGCTTGATATCGTCTTTCACTTCAAGAAACGAGTAGGGCGCAGACTCCCACCAAGTCCCATATCCTTGCCAATCATTGGTCATATGCATCTCATTTCTGCAGTCCCTTACCGATCTTTTCACAAACTCTCAATCCAATATGGTTCATTGATCTATCTTCGCCTAGGTTCCATTTCATGCATGGTCGTTTCTTCTCCTGAATTAGCAAAAGAATTTCTCACAACCAACGAACTAAACTTTGCTTCACGCCCTGTAACCATAGCCGTCAATTACATCAATTACAACTCAGCTGGCTTCGCTTTTGCTCCTTCAGGAACCGTGTGGAGATTCATGAAAAAGGTTTTGATGTCTGAGTTACTCGGTGGCCAGGCTCTGGTGAAACATCGCCACATCCGAAGAGATGAGATCCATAACTTAGTTCAGCTGTTGATAAGAAACTCTACCAATGGGGATAGAGTAAACGTTTCAGAAGAACTCCTGAATCTTTCAAATAACATAATTATGCGAATGATGGGCAGTGTCAAGTTTTCTACAAGTAGCAAAGAAGGGGAGGAGATTCGCTCCCTTGTTAGGGAGGTTACAAAGATTTTTGGTCAGTTCAATCTCTCGGATGCTTTTTGGTTTCTAAGGAACATGGATTTGCAAGGGTACCTTAAGAAATCTACTGATATAAGACGCAGATATGATATTTTACTTGACAGAATCATGCATGAACGTGAAGAAGCTAGAACTAAGAAAGAAAGGACGACTGTTAACGTCGGTACCGGTTGTAATATGGCGAAAGATTTATTGGATATATTACTTGATGTGTCTGAAGATATGAACTCAGAGATGAAACTCACTAGAGCTAATATCAAGGCCTTCCTCTTG GATATCATGACGGCTGGAATAGATACAACAGCTAGTTCAGTCGAATGGGCGCTAGGGGAGCTCATTAATCATCAatgcatgcttgagaaagcaAGAGGAGAAATAGATTCTGTTGTGGGAAAGAATGTCAGGTTGGTGGATGAATCTGATCTACCAAATCTTCCTTACATTCAAGCTATCTTCAAAGAAGTGCTTCGTCTTCACCCTCCTGTACCCATGCTTTTAAGAGAATCCGCCAAAGATTGCACGGTAGCAGGCTATGACATCCCAGCCAAGACTTGGCTGTTTGTCAATGTATGGTCCATCACTAGGAACCCCAGCTACTGGAAAGACCCTTTAGAATTTCGGCCTGAGAGGTTTATGATGTCGATGACACAGAATTCGGCTCTCCATGAAGGTGTTAATGGTAAATGTGATCAAGATAGCACTAGCCGAATGAATAGGGATGTCAGGGGTCCACACTTCGATTTGTTGCCATTTGGTACTGGTAGGAGAGGATGCCCTGGAATTGGATTGTCTTTACTTGAAGGTCCAACATTATTGGCCGCTATAATCCAATGCTTAGATTGGAAGGTAGTCGGCATTAATGGAAGCAAAGTAGTTGACATGACCGAACGACCTGGAGTAATTGTACCCATGGCCAATCCAATCATACTTGCCATCAGCACTCGTTTCAATCCATTCGAATCAGATACTGGAAGAAAATAA